The genomic window AAATGGACTCTGGCAAGCTCATTCTGACCTGGTCTGACCCGCCTGCCCCCCTAAGATGAAGTCTCTCTGGCTGCGGCAGGGCTTCCGAGCTGCCGCCAGACGCTGTcgcagagagctgcgagCTTCCAGCTGCAGAGTCCACTCGAGACCGCCGCCaactgcgccgcctcgcgaccCCACTGTATCTACGATCGATCTGGCTTGCGCGgtgccctgcgcggccgctcggcCGGCGGAGGTGGGCCGTTCGACTCTCCATCGCGAAAGACACAAACCGAGCGGCGCACCACTCTGGGTTCGCGAGCTTTCCGTGGAGTCGCATGCGCTGTCTTCGGAACCAGCTCtggagcgtctccgcggccaaGTGGTGGCGAAGGTCGTACCTGGTCTCCACGTGGGCAAGCTCGGGAAACTTCCCCATCCAACTGCTGATGAGGCGCGGATTCAGCTCGACCTGGCCGTCCTGCATGTCCATGACGCCGTGACTCATGGCGTGGAATTCGCACGCTCGCTTGGCGCAGTTGAGAACCACGTCCCGAAGATGGACTCGCGCCCCAGCGTAGACTGGAAGGCCGTATTTGGCGATGTACTTGAGCACTTTCTGCCGTTTCTCATCGGGGTGAAAACGGTGCTTTATGCCCATTGGCTGGTCGATCGTCCTCAGGAGGGCGATCATGTCAGTGAGGCTTTTGTAGTTCGTGCTGAGCTCGTTCTTGGGGTTCCAGCGTTCAATCAAGACGCGTTTCTGACACGAAATATTCCACAAGTTCTCGTCCTTCACTGTGTCCATGTATTCGTCGAGGACAGCGGTGGTGAAGAGATCCATGAGGATGAAAAAAACGAGGACGATGAAGGAAATGCAGAAGACCACAACTGTCACGCGGAGCAGTTTCTGGTCTGTCGCGGTGTAGTgcatccgcagctgctgaagaaTCATGTGCCAGTCCTCGCCAGTGCAGCTGCCTATCAGCGCCATCACGGCCCTCGGCAGCATTTTGAAGTTTGCGTGGCGATTGAAGTACGTTTCTACTGGGgcgccgctgaagaggaCGACCCCCCAggtggcgaagaagaaaatcgAGAGGCCCAGAAGCGTAAGCACGCTGAGGAAGCTCTCCATAACTCGCGAGATCGTTGTAAACAACGTCTGGAAAAAGGGCATCTGGCGGTATAGGAAGCGCGCGATCCGGAAGAGGCGTAAACTTAGGAGCCAGGAGGTCAGTGCGTCCACGCGCCAGACCCACCCCATCCACAAAACGACGCCAGCGCCAAAGGTCCCAGCGAGCAGGCAGCAAAGAACAACGTCGAGGATGTCCAACGCCtcgcgaaaaaaacagacggccgcgagcaAAGATTCTCGTACCGATTTCGATGaaaaagaaagcagaaagaCACACAATGGCGATGTGGAGCTCAAGTCGTCGGCCCTGCCGATGGGGCCCGAGTGTCATGTCGTACCACGGGCCGtagaagaaaagaaggagacagcacaGGCACGTATGGACGGCAACGGCCATTCTGAAGCATCCGCTTGTTATCAGTGCAGCAGCTTTCTTCCTTGCCATCGCGAGCCGTTTGCTGTCGACCCCGGTGAAGTCTGGCATGGTGTCGCCGTGCTGGAGCGCCGAGTTGAAGAGGAGCTCCTGAATTTCAATCCACTTGTG from Besnoitia besnoiti strain Bb-Ger1 chromosome Unknown contig00022, whole genome shotgun sequence includes these protein-coding regions:
- a CDS encoding transporter, cation channel family protein (encoded by transcript BESB_042490), with the protein product MCVGIIVDASRSKKARMEMEGSLLSATVHKWIEIQELLFNSALQHGDTMPDFTGVDSKRLAMARKKAAALITSGCFRMAVAVHTCLCCLLLFFYGPWYDMTLGPHRQGRRLELHIAIVCLSAFFFIEIGTRIFARGRLFFSRGVGHPRRCSLLPARWDLWRWRRFVDGMPFFQTLFTTISRVMESFLSVLTLLGLSIFFFATWGVVLFSGAPVETYFNRHANFKMLPRAVMALIGSCTGEDWHMILQQLRMHYTATDQKLLRVTVVVFCISFIVLVFFILMDLFTTAVLDEYMDTVKDENLWNISCQKRVLIERWNPKNELSTNYKSLTDMIALLRTIDQPMGIKHRFHPDEKRQKVLKYIAKYGLPVYAGARVHLRDVVLNCAKRACEFHAMSHGVMDMQDGQVELNPRLISSWMGKFPELAHVETRYDLRHHLAAETLQSWFRRQRMRLHGKLANPEWCAARFVSFAMESRTAHLRRPSGRAGHRASQIDRRYSGVARRRSWRRSRVDSAAGSSQLSATASGGSSEALPQPERLHLRGAGGSDQVRMSLPESISTRGSVPGSSSNSRRGSIMTGTDVDLAPRVLFESCMLVPEGTTTKETSSRERLSARSASRSDSLPQVASVENSPSDGPLTSCITTHLSQTEDP